A window of the Vibrio ostreae genome harbors these coding sequences:
- the oxyR gene encoding DNA-binding transcriptional regulator OxyR, translated as MNIRDFEYLVALAEHKHFRKAAEACFVSQPTLSGQIRKLEDELGTVLLERSSRRVLFTDAGLQLVEQAKRILSEVKTFKDMASGQGGSMTGPMHIGFIPTLGPYLLPRIVPTLKQRFPELELYLHEAQTQQLIHQLEEGKLDCLVLASVAETEPFKELDIYVEPMSIAIPCGHEWAERDEVDMMELKGKTVLALGDGHCLRDQALGFCFAAGAQDDERFKATSLETLRNMVAAGGGITLLPELSLPAEKVKDGVCYVKAVNPVPSRRLVLVYRPGSPLRQRFETLAAAMHDCLMALPNTATGLTAA; from the coding sequence ATGAATATTCGTGATTTTGAATACTTGGTCGCCCTGGCCGAGCATAAGCATTTTCGCAAAGCGGCTGAGGCCTGCTTCGTCAGCCAGCCGACCCTGAGCGGTCAAATTCGCAAGCTGGAAGATGAACTGGGTACGGTGCTGCTTGAGCGCAGCAGCCGGCGGGTGCTGTTTACTGATGCCGGTCTGCAGCTGGTGGAACAGGCTAAACGGATTCTGAGTGAGGTGAAAACCTTTAAAGATATGGCCAGCGGACAGGGTGGGTCAATGACCGGCCCGATGCACATCGGCTTTATTCCGACCCTGGGACCCTACTTATTACCGCGTATTGTACCGACCCTGAAACAGCGTTTTCCCGAACTGGAACTGTACCTGCATGAAGCACAAACCCAGCAGCTGATCCATCAGCTTGAAGAGGGTAAGCTCGATTGTCTGGTGCTGGCGTCGGTCGCTGAAACCGAACCGTTTAAAGAGCTGGACATTTATGTCGAACCGATGAGTATTGCGATTCCGTGCGGCCATGAGTGGGCCGAGCGTGATGAAGTCGACATGATGGAGCTGAAAGGTAAAACCGTACTGGCTCTGGGCGATGGTCACTGCCTGCGCGATCAGGCGCTGGGTTTCTGTTTTGCCGCTGGTGCTCAGGATGATGAACGTTTTAAGGCCACCAGTCTGGAGACGCTGCGCAATATGGTTGCGGCGGGAGGCGGCATTACGCTGCTACCGGAGCTGTCGCTGCCGGCGGAAAAGGTCAAAGACGGTGTGTGCTATGTTAAAGCGGTCAATCCGGTTCCATCGCGTAGGCTGGTACTGGTGTATCGTCCGGGCTCACCGCTCAGACAGCGTTTTGAGACTCTGGCTGCGGCGATGCATGACTGTCTGATGGCGCTGCCGAACACCGCCACCGGTCTGACTGCCGCCTGA
- a CDS encoding DUF3624 domain-containing protein — MSCYDCQSHWFWKKIGRCQRCMNQLTVLSVLCWILWWFTCRDTPRTIESITLLMAAFACNSLLLLHVWMKFVILPLRKHSGKDKPDE, encoded by the coding sequence ATGAGTTGTTACGACTGTCAAAGCCACTGGTTCTGGAAAAAAATCGGCCGCTGCCAACGCTGTATGAATCAATTAACCGTGCTGTCGGTATTGTGCTGGATTCTCTGGTGGTTTACCTGCCGCGACACACCGCGCACGATTGAATCCATTACCCTGCTCATGGCCGCTTTTGCCTGCAATAGTTTGCTGTTGCTGCATGTCTGGATGAAGTTCGTGATCCTGCCATTACGTAAACACAGTGGCAAAGATAAGCCTGATGAATAA
- a CDS encoding glutathione peroxidase, translating to MFVSKEGQSVPQVTFPTRQGDQWVNVSSDELFANKTVIVFSLPGAFTPTCSSSHLPRYNELFSVFKENGVDDILCMSVNDTFVMNAWKNDQEAENITFIPDGNGDFTSGMGMLVDKRDLGFGQRSWRYSMLVRNGIVEKMFIEPNEPGDPFKVSDADTMLSYLAPEFKTQESITVFSKPGCPFCAKAKQNLIDAGLQYEEVILGKDATSVSLRAITGRTTVPQVFIGGKHIGGSEELESYLINRSA from the coding sequence ATGTTTGTATCGAAAGAAGGTCAGTCAGTCCCGCAGGTTACGTTCCCGACTCGTCAGGGCGATCAATGGGTCAATGTCAGCAGTGACGAACTGTTTGCTAACAAAACCGTGATTGTATTCAGCCTGCCGGGCGCGTTCACCCCGACCTGCTCCAGCAGCCACCTGCCACGCTACAACGAACTGTTTTCGGTCTTCAAAGAAAATGGCGTTGATGACATCCTCTGTATGTCGGTCAACGATACCTTTGTGATGAATGCCTGGAAAAACGATCAGGAAGCCGAAAACATCACCTTTATTCCGGATGGTAACGGCGATTTCACCTCAGGCATGGGCATGCTGGTCGATAAGCGCGATCTCGGTTTTGGTCAGCGTTCATGGCGCTACAGCATGCTGGTACGTAACGGTATCGTGGAAAAAATGTTTATCGAACCAAACGAACCGGGCGACCCGTTTAAAGTGTCTGACGCCGATACTATGCTGAGCTACCTGGCACCGGAGTTTAAAACCCAGGAATCGATTACGGTATTCAGCAAACCGGGCTGTCCGTTCTGTGCGAAAGCCAAGCAGAATCTGATTGACGCCGGTCTGCAGTATGAAGAGGTGATTCTGGGTAAAGATGCCACCAGCGTCAGCCTGCGCGCCATCACCGGGCGTACCACAGTGCCGCAGGTGTTTATCGGCGGTAAACATATTGGTGGCAGTGAAGAGCTGGAAAGCTACTTAATCAACCGCAGCGCATAA